The Alnus glutinosa chromosome 1, dhAlnGlut1.1, whole genome shotgun sequence region ACAAACAGAGGCTCTCAATAAGTGCCTCGAAACTTACCTCCGTTGCTATGCGGGGGCTAAACCCAAAGCTTGGAGCACTTGGCTTCCATTGGCAGAGTGGTGGTACAATACCAGCCACCACTCTTCCACGGGGTTCACTCCTTTTGAAGCAGTCTATGGCTACAAACCACCAGCTCTCCTTTCCTATGTACCGGGCACCTCGGCAAATTTGGCTGTTGATTCTCAGTTACGAGACCGCACATCGATACTTACATTGCTCAAAGAACATTTACATCAGGCCCAGAACCGCATGAAAACTTATGCAGACAAACATAGATCAGACCGTCAATTTACTGTGGGGGATTGGGTGTACCTGAGGCTTCAACCATATAGGCAGAAATCGGTGGCTATGCGGAAACATCTCAAACTTTCACCTCGATTTTTTGGTCCCTTTAAGGTTTTGAGCCGAGTAGGCACTGTGGCGTACTGCTTAGACCTCCCACCAGAATCTCGCATACACCCTGTTTTTCATGTCTCGTGTTTAAAGAAAAAGCTTGGCCTGTCTTCATCTCCGTTATCCACATTGCCTCCTGTGGATACTAACGGCGAGATTCGGCCGGAACCAGAGCTCATTGTCAATCGACGTCTGATCAAACACCAGGGCCGTGCAGCGACAGAGGTCTTGGTTCGTTGGCGTGGTGTGTCGGTTGAAGATGATACTTGGGAGCTTTTATGGACTCTCCAGCAACAGTAtccgcaccttgtgggcaaggtgctttaATGGGGGAGACCCTGTTATGGGCCTGCTAAAGTGGACAGCCGGAAGTAGCTTTGGACAGCATCAGCCCATGATGACAGGAAGGATCCGAGTGACAGAAGGGTCAGCCCAGAGGATGGAAGAATTCTGGTAGCAGAAGAGATCCTATCCGAGCTTCTAGAATAAGTCCACCTCACTTATGTTAATTTACTGTTTTATCCCTGTAACGGTGCGCCTAGGAGCATCTTTCAATTgtattccttttgttttgttttatgttaaCGTGGAAGGAGGAGCTGGCAatcggttagaatatattctaaccgatTGGGTTATTTAAAGGAAGGAGGAGGAAGAGTCAGGGCAAGCGAGAATATAGTTGAATTGTTCATCCTTTCTTGAGAGTTCGGGCCTCTCTAAGAGCTCTTATCTTTACTCAATACACTCCAAAATTCCATCCAGTTTGccatttcttctttgttcttaaaacaATCCCTTTACACTTTACTAGGCAATGCCGGATTTCAACGCCTGCAGTCCATCTTAGATTTTGCTTCAATAACCAATATTTTAGTCCAAAGtttatccctttttttaatCTCTCAATATTTGTAAGCATCTCTATGACGGTCTAACGTTGTGGGAACAGAATCGACAGATATTGCTTCCAGCTGTTGTATTTTAGCCTGCATTAgctcctctctttttctttttcttcttttttattttataatttttttttatctttgttGAATACGTCACATGAAAGGATATACCCCTTCATTCTTGCATTACTTGTTTGGAATTATATAAAACCACCACGTCATTGTTTGACATTAACAATTTAGCAAGAGTATCTGAGTATGTCATGCAACTCACAAGAATCCAACTTGAACAGAAAAACTATCTAATGAATGTTATAAATTCCTGATAATTAAAGTGTGGCCAACATGCCAGAGCCAGTTTAATTAGACACAAATTAAGGTGTTCAATAATTTATTCCAAATATGAAATTATTTGTGGAATCATAATTGGAATTGATTTCTTATTACTTGATGGAAAGAATAAATGAGGTACAATAGTTATAATTGAGGGTCTCGGATCTTTCTTATAAATAAGGACCTTGTATATTCTATCCATAAAAGACATGATTGGGCATAACATAAATTAGAAGACACTTCTCTACAAAATTCTTATGAGGTTTCTATGGCTAAGGTTTGTAAGAACAGCTATCTGACGGCCAAACTAGTAATGGAGCTCgattatgcaaaaaaaaaagaaaagaaaaagaaaagtcatcGGAGTCCATTGGTCCCTTTGGGGATCAGGGATACACTAATGATCAAGTTACTCTTCTGCCTAAGAGAGAAATTGAATAAAGAGTTTCAAAGAAAGTACCTGCCCTGTCTTTTGGAGAGAGTCATTTTTATAGTGAGGCTCAGATGCTTGGGCCTATATTGAGTGGGCCAAGTAATTAGGTTGCTAGGCCCAACATTATTCTTTAATTCGTTTGAGCAAATATGACCGATGTAGTTCTAAATCATTTCCGTTGCCTATATTGTTATTTTACGCGCTAAAAATGAACATATTAGGATAGatagtaaaattaaaaatgcaatGCAATGCCCATAGGCATGACACATATCTATGGACATCCAGCAGACCATATTATGATCAaagtcatttatttatttatttattttccctcGATACCTAGTCAAATATATCTGTTTTAgctcttcttttttattcttttttttttttttttttctttcttttcttttcttttcttttagaaaacaACATCCTTGAATTTAATAATCACACTCAAACTCATGCTGGGTCGACTGGATGAACAACTGTTATATCATTGACATTGTCGAAGTTGGAGGCGTGTTCTTTCGAAAGTTTAGTATTTAAATGCATTATATACCCAGTATCCAGACCAAATTCAGCCAATTCATTTGGACCGTCCTCTGCTTCTGAAGATAATGGCTTCTTTTTCGATTGATGAGTTTGTCGGAAATGGAGTTCTGAAGGGTCTGCTTCCAAAGCTGTTAGAAGAAGGCTGGGATGATGTTCCAACACTGAAGATCATGACTTCTGAAGACATGGATGCATTAAACATGACACAACAGGAAAAGGTTGGTTATCAACAAATAAGCTTCTCacaatatatacacacaaattcTATTATATCTTTACTTTTTCGAAAAAACCATCCCCTCAGAAGATCATTGTCACTAATCTGATGAAGCATGCATTTTTCCCACTTCAGAATGCAGTTGAAATCAGGTCTTACCTTCATGACCGAGCTCTGATGCAATATGGAGATAAGCTAGAGTCGGATGGGAGATCTCTGCCTGAGCTTCTTGGCTTGAGCATCGAAGATCTTTCTTCTCAGGTTGGTATGAAGAGAGGCCACATCGCCCGTTTCATGGACAAAACAGGTGCATGTACAGATCAGCTTCCGAAGCCATATGCTCCGCCTCCAACAAAAGCAAGCAGAAACGAAAGTCTTCAGAAAATTTATGTTTCTGTCAACTCTAGTAAAGTACAGAGCACAAGAAAATCCTTTGTGAGAAGGCCAACTTCTGATAAGTCAATAGAACAATCGGTCGCTGATTTCAAGATCGAAGATGGATATATCTTCAAAGGAATTGTTGCTGCACAACCAGCTGAGCCTAGAGCATGCGGTTGTGTACAACCTCCTCCTATAGTTGACACAGTTGCTCCTTACTCCGGTATTGAAAACATCTCCATTCAAAAACTAACTCCAGAGTATAAGATTGGGATGGACCGTTTGGTGAAAACCAAGACACCACCTATGAAGGCTTCAGATTTGTGGCGAGATAAACCGGCCGTGCTCCTCTGCATCCGACGTCCCGGGTAAATTCCTATGTTCTATGTTCGCTACCATGTTTATACAAGTATGTTGTGGTAAATACTAGATACTTCAATAACAGTTACAAGTGGTAGCAACTCAAATTTTCATGGGTgacttttcttaaaatttaagggtgatgtggttttgttcttgaaaacagGTGCATCATGTGTAGAGCTGAGGCTCACCAGCTCTATGCCAAAAAACCGATATTTGATGCATTGGGAGTACAACTATTTGCTGTTCTTCATGAGCACATAGAGGCAGAGGTATTTAGCAAATGCTTGCTTGATTGCTTCAAATTGTAGCTCTTCCAAATTCAAATCAATTCCTCTTTACTTGATGTACTATTTTTATGATGCAGGTTAAGGACTTTTGGCCCAGGTATTGGGGTGGTGCAGTACTCTATGATCGTGGTATGGTGTTCTTCAAAGCTCTTGGTGGGGGGAAACTTCTCAAGGACAAGTTCTTGTCAGGATTTGTTTTCAACCCCCGAGCCATTGCAAATTACAAGCGTGCAAAAGCAATGGGAATAGAGCAAAACTTGAGAGGAGAAGGTGAAATCAAGGGTGGACTCTTCATAATTGGGAGTGGAAAGAGTGGCATTGCTTACCAGTTTATTGAGAGGAATTTTGGTGACTGGGCACCTCCGGCTGAAGTCATCGAAATCTGCACAAAGTTGCAGGTATTCTTGTTGGCTTCTCTAGTCTTATATATAGAGACACGTTAAACATCCTTATCTTTCTTCCATCCtttcacttttcaaaaaaataggAAGATAGGAGAAGgtaatgaatcatttctcttatatataacATGTGTTCTCTTTTTAACAAGCTGTTCTTTAACCTTATGCAGAAAGCACGTCAAGGGGAGTCCGTCAGCACATCAAGGGAATATGAATAAAAGTCACTTTCTTGTTTTACCATTCACATCACGTTACTTTCTTTTCCTTGTATGAGATGTTGCTTGATTGCCTTGTATGGCTTAATTGGTAGGTTTTGTTTATTATTCCACTTCTTGTCTTGTATTTGAGAATGggtgttggtggtggtggtggtggtgatatTGCTGCTAGTGTGAGTGGATTGTATAATTCTATCCGACATTCATCTATAAGACTAATGTAACACTTCCAACTaatcattgttaaataaataaaagtcacATGGTTGATTTGAAGTGCCACGTCAACATTGTTGGACAATTGTGGAATAGAAATATagtatctagcattactcgtttTATGCATATATTGTGTTGTTTCGTGCGAGCCATCTTTTATGCAAACAATCTAACTTATTTCCGATTTAGTTTTCGTTTGAcagaagcctttttttttttcctttctttctttctttctttttctttttcctgaatAACAAGGGAAATGGTGAAAGGGATCAAGGAAGGTCTTTCCCACTCTAACTTGACAGAAGCCTTAATTCCTCGTAACTCAACCCAAAACCATCCCAGCTAGCTAGAATTAGGTATCTATAAGGAACAATTCCATTACTTAATTCCTCTTAGATCACTTACACCCGGTCTTGGCCTTCACTTGCATAAGGGCGCGCAGAGCACAGGCTCGGGTCTTAATGAAAGCAGAAATCGTATAGTAATATAAAGCACTAACAGAGTTGCCTTGTTGCATATTGCCTTTTTGTGGATGGATTACCAGTTCTTCCTAAGAGTAAACACTTATACCCCCCTGTTTGTATCACTGAGATGCTACACTTGGGCTACTAACAAGGGAACAAGACGTACAACTAGATTGGAGATGATGTAGGACAGCGACTCCCCCGGGATGAGGTAGAATGGCCCGATCACACCCATGTCTGAACGAGAGTGCGATAGGTACATTCATCAGTCAAGGCTGAATTGGACATGTTTGAATGGGAGTGAGATCACGACAGTCAAGATGCAACAAACGTTTCAAAAGGAAAGGATTCCCCAACGAACAAGATTTCCAACTCAAATTCCATCTAAATTTCATTCCAATTTCAGCATGATTTGTTTCCTTCCTAGATTAGAGCTAATGATTTTGTTGAGCCTTTCCAACTTTAGATGATTTTCTTAGGTTGTTGAGTGATAGAATTGAAGATAcaattcctcttttctttttcttctttttatatcacTTCTGCtacatcaagtggtatcagagtagACATTATCCTATTTCAATGGCCTACCTACGCAACGGTATCAACCTTTCTAATGACGTTGCTCCTAAGGAAGGGGCTCTCTCAAGAGCCTAATTCATTGAGTTCTACTGTGGGACACAAGAAGCAATTAAGCATTACGAAAAATCCAGGTCACAATTTTCCGACTGACGGGTAAACACGTTCAGATTTGCGGCGATGATAGGGTTAGTGACAACAATGAATCCACCCACACTCGATCTTTTCATAATCGAAAGCCAGAACCTCTGAATAGAATTTCAGTGATGGAGGATGATGCTGAGGCTGTCAATGTGGCTGTGAAAGTTGAGCTGTCATTAGAAAACAACTCGTGCAGCCACAACCCTTTGAGCCACCAACAGAGCTAGGTGAAGTTCACCCACCACCTCTTCAACAAGTGCAATTTGTCAATATATCCAACGAGTGCAATGGACTCTCACCAGACACATTTGATCTAGATCTTAGATGAACACAAGTGTAATTACAGAAAGTACATGGGAGATAAACTCACCTAAATCCTAGAGAGGCTGGACTacgccaaaaataaaaacaaaaccattATCAGACTTCATTGGTGCAAGAAGAGTCTGATAGCTTTCTTACATGCACACTCATTGGCTCATGATTATGTAAATCAAGACAACTAAGAATAAACACTCCACTATATATAAAATCAGGGGAAAAGTACAATGATATATTATACAGAAACCAAGAAACTCACTAAAACTACCCCAAACAATCTAAagtggtaaaaaaataaaaaataaaaaaataaaaataaaaataatcgaTTTACAGGATACAATATATGCACACTTGGACTGCAAAAACTTCTGGTGTTAAGGCGATGGGGAATGTTAACCGTCAAAATTAAAGAGGAAATTCTggttaaacaaatattttgttgacaatgAAAGTAGTAAGACAAACACGGCCAGAATGACACAAATTCGGTTAGAGCGCCTGGCCTTTACCATTTCCAAAGCCTCAATCTTTGAAACCGTGCCATCAGCATTATTTGCAGAAATGGAAGAATTCACTTCACTCTCACAGATAGGTGCCTCTTCTGATGGTTTATCCACCTGAGTTCAGAAAAAGAGGGAGAGATTTTTCAGAACAGCAATCCTCAATTACCAAATAAATGGTAAAGGTAAATGAAAtgaattcaaccaaaaaaaaaaggtaaatgaAATGTCAAACTCAGAAACTTTCCATATAACACTTAAGAACTCTTGTGATTTTTAAAGGAACTAAATGCCACTTCTCAAATAGAATCCCtcagagcatttttagtagcctcaccaaattagttttttagctattttggtgagccaatttgatgaaaactcttaaaaaccactcccagcagcctcaccattttaaccaaaaaaatttgatgactgaaattactagtcaaattagaccaggtattttcactcaacaacccactcatcaaattttgtttcacatttctctctcacatgattagcacactttttccttttttctctcattttcttctctcatctcccatctctcacacgataatgtccttatttcatggatataaatgattttttataaaaatattatatagagaaaaaataaagaaatatgaaaaaattattatttaaatggaatagtgaatattgactagttaaaatggtgaggctgctgggggaattttaataaagtggctcatcagaatagaaaaaagtaatttttagttattttggtgagtaaaatttggtgaggctactaggaatgctctcaGGAAGAATGCAACTGGGAAATAAATCAAGGTCCCTGAATAACTCATTACGAATTTCCAGTTATTCTGATCAGCGTAAGAATGTTTAATTTCTCCGTGTCATAAGAATATAAAGAAGTTAACATCAACGTTAAGCACACAAATGTGGATAAATTAttgaattgaataaaatatttgataGTTAATCATTCACCTATATGTTTTTCAATTGACCTTATGGTGTATCATTGTTGCAACCTGTTAGCTGCAAAAGGCCACAAAGGAGCCATTACTCCAATGAATGAACAAGAGCAAGGTGAGAGGATTGATTTTATCAACAATTTTAGAGACAACCAAAACTAtgaattcaatttttcactACTAGAACCACATAAGGAAGACGAGTGGTTAAAAGGAAAACAAGAATCATCATCCCGACAAGCAAAACTAGGCCTTATGAATCATTTGTTCTGCTCCATTTGAACTCCAGCCATGTTACCTCTTCGAATAATTTCATGTACTTACAATAATAATGTTTCTTTACTGGCAAAAAAGTTCTCCAAGTCAAAGAAGCCAGCAACAGGTGACCCATTTGAGAATGTACAACAAACTGTTAAAACAACAGATAAGAAATTGCTTAAAAATAAGTGACAGGAGAGCCTGGAAGGGGGAACTAAACAAGCACCAAGGTTTAGCCATCAACAATAATGCAATAAGAGACTGGAGACCCTATACTCTTTGGTTCATAGTgccttaaaattttatcatgCTATTTTTTGACTAAACTAGGGTTATCATCAATCTTAAACTGCACAATACACACAAGCACAcgcagagagagaaagagagagaatcagaCATGCATTTCATACCAGAATTGACTAAAAATTAAGCTTATTGATTGTTTGGTGTGGCTAGAAAAGGTAGATTCAATGCAAGTTACACTCGCCATAGTCCCCAAGGGACTCCCCCCTCCTTTTATCATTGAATAAGAAGTACCATGAACTGTTTGTGGGTATACCAATGTGATTGTCAATGCACAAAGAAGAATACTTTTGACATGAATGGTGTGAGAACCCTCAAAGGATCAAGAGGTGAACTGAAATTTCGAACACCTTGGTAAAATGTATGTTGTCATGTCTTTAGAGGGTCATTGTATATACCCCAGTCTCACCAATTGAAATTCGCCAAATAACCCCAAACAACACTTAGAGGGGGTCACAATAGGTGTTTCCCAATTATAACAACCAACTAAAATTTTGCAGCCACACAATATATCATCAAAATTAAGTAAAGCTATAAAAACATCAAATGCAACAATTTTGGtgaagaagtggaaactttttgaataacccttaaaaaataaaaccactacggggcagcTAAATCCAAGAAATTTATCAActataaaagaattaaattacACCCAATTGATATTTATAAACCTTTGTAATCAAACCCAATGTGTAGCCCAACAAACGACCCGTTTGTCTTTACCGCAGTAGCTCTAGAACTCCGGCTAATTCTTCTATCAAATTTCTTCTTACATCCCAGAACTCCGATGGCTGAAGGTTTGCTTTTGTGACTGTGTGATTTAAACAAAGATCAAAGAGAGGTATTAGAATGAAGGCATAAGGGTTCTAAAGTTTTCTCCAAGAGCAAAAACTTTTTATGCAAGTCGGTTTATGAAAAACACAATTTTAGGAAACAGCGTTGAAAAGGGGAGTAGCTTGTTCTGATGTGATCTAAGGTTTCAAAACTTTCTGGCTGACAATGTTCGAATGGTCTTTGACCGCCATTTCAACCAGTTTATTCTGCCAATCCCGACCACTTTCTCATTCGAACCGAGTTTGACCATGAGTGCGACCGAGCTAATATGTAGGACTCATGAATCTTCTAGCGTTCAACAATCCATGGACTGCTCTTTCAACCGGACGGTTCTAGAAATCTCAATTTTCTTCACTAAAGCCTGCCATTTGAACCATGTGCGAACGCCAGTCCAACCAGTAGCTTATGGAACTAAAGATTTTGAATTTCTTGCAGAGCTCATTTGAACATCTACTGAACAGGAGTGCGACCAGACCAATCTGCCTTGAAATCttgattctttgtaaaaatgacTCATTCGAACGCCCTTCAACAGAGCAGTTCTGCCCCTCAATTTGAACCAAGTTTTAGAATTCCAACTTAGTCACACAAACTTAGACTTACAATCAATTAGTTTTGACACTAAATCTACCAATCTAAAACCTAACACCAATGATGGAGaaataaaaacatcaaacaAGCTAAGCGAAAGACTTTTTTTAAGACCATAACaatgcaattttaaattaatttatacagagaaatcaatcaaataaaattaagcTTATAAACATTATGTGATTCAAGTGCTACATAGTCCTGTGCACCTAAATTCAAGGCCTATTTGTATGTTCCTGGCCTAACCTGATGGCCAGTTATAATCCATGAAGACCATTGCCACCCCTATCTCTTCAATAAAGACATGCAAGGCAACTTGGCATAGAAATTAAGAAAGATCCAATGAATACCTGCCTGGATACTTTTATCCAACTTAGCattgatctgatcattcttggAAAACAGAAACTCTTTGCTGTCACCATCTACATTGTTGTACATAATCTTAGTATTACGTAACTTTTCCACCAGAATTTTGTTCTcctttgttaaagtatttagcTGCATATAACATATCATAATCGATCAAAATTAATCTATATGAAAGATAAATTTAACTGCATAAGATTATGAAGAAGCATTCAAAAGTCCATGGTTTTTCCATGAGAAGTGGAACGTCTCCAGTTCTATACATCATCTGAAGTTACGGATTCACCATCATAATACAACCAGGAGACCAAATGTAAGCCATCATATTGATAAGGATTATTATCCTGTGACATGTGGCCATTAGAATTTTCTACTATCATTTTCAATGTGGGCTACCACTTCCTTTAGGAGCTCCATTTAGTTATTGACAAGAGACAGACAGAAAAATTCAATATCCATGGGATATGCAAAAAATCCTTTAGCAAATGTAATCACTTCAAGTGCTCTTAAGGCAGAAAGAAAAACTATGAAATGGAAAGTTGATACCTGACTCTGGATCCGCTCCCTCTCAATGGCTAGTTGCATTACCATATCCAAAATAAACTTGGTCCtgacattaatttcttttgcACTTTCTAATTTTTCATTGTTAGCTTGATCCAGAGACGTCtctaagaattctattctagcCTTTAGGAAACTTAGTTCGTTGTCAAGTTCTGAGTTAGTTTCAGATAGCAGAACACATTGCTCCTCTGCAGTATCAAGCTTACTTTCAGCTTTTGAAACCTTGGATTTTAGATCTTCAATCAGAGTTTCCATATCCCAAATTGCGGAATATAGCATGTTCTGCTGCTCTTGACTTGCTTCAGAGGATGCCCTCGCATGCTGTAACTGGATCTCTAATTCCCTCGACTGGTTCTCAAGTACACCTACCTTTTTGTCGGTGTTACTAGCACTTCCTTTATGAAAATTCAGCTCTTCAGTCAGCTCCAAGTTTGTATCTGTTAACTGAGTAGCCTTGGCTTCTGCACTATCAGCCCTACTTTCTGCAATATATATGCTTTCTTTCAATGACTCAATTGCATTTTCCATTTCAGAAAGTTGCTCTTGATTTGCTTCATTGCAGGCATTTGCTTCATTCAGATGGATCTGTGATTCTTTCAGTATTTCCTCAAGCAAGtttaatttttctctcaaaGTGAATGCCTCGGCAATATGTTCTGCGTTGCTACTTTCAAGCTTCTTCAGAgcaacatctttttctttcagcTCTTCAATACAACCTTGAAGTTTAGTTTTTGTCTCACTTTCTCGTTGAGTTGAACCACTTAGATTAAATTTAACAAGATGGAGTTGACCAACCAATTCCTTTGAAATGTTCATGAGCACCTCAGCACCATTTTCTGCCTCTAAAAACCTTCCCCAAACAACTTCTACAGCTTCTTCCATCCGAAATGCTATTTGTTCTGTATAGTGTAACTTTGCTTTTAGGTCATCTTCATTTTGTCTTGATTCTGCTAACTTCTTCTCAAGGTCTAGCTCCCTTGCGAGTGACTTTTCCAGCATCCGTAGCAAATGTCTTTGTTGTTTGGCCATCTGCAtatttgattttgcatttatgtTCAACAGTCGACTGTTTTCTGAAAATTCCAAGGCCTTGTCACATTTCCCTGTCAAAATGCATGTCTCTTAgacataacaaaataataataataataataacaataataacaacaacaacaataataataataataataaaaacgcATCTTCATTATATGAGGCAACCATCTAACTAGACCGAGGTTATTAACTTACCATTCTCACATTTGAAAGCTAAGATGCTTCTCTGAAACTTGGCTAACTGCATCTTCACCTCCAAAATCTGCACTTGAGAGTGCTTTACAGATTCTTCAGAATCATGCAATTTCTCTTCCAACTTAGTTAATAGTTCTCTCAGGTGTTGCCACGAAGACATTTTATGACGGACATCAACAATTTCTGCCTGGAGAGCGTCCATGAAAGCGCAGAGTTCTCTTACCTCAGCATCTAAAATGCCAGATAAGAGATCAAATACCAATACTTTCTCGATAGAGTCTGTGGAGATATCGCCATTCTCCAAAGCCATAGCTTGAAGATCATTTTCCCGAGCCAGTAGGTACATCAAAAGTATATGCAAATTTACCAACTTCTCAGAAGAATATG contains the following coding sequences:
- the LOC133870131 gene encoding WPP domain-interacting tail-anchored protein 2 isoform X2; protein product: MDDQAVGDMDAGSGTPESDQLYYHEGISSNENGVQELQRSMKTLIKVDLDLAYSSEKLVNLHILLMYLLARENDLQAMALENGDISTDSIEKVLVFDLLSGILDAEVRELCAFMDALQAEIVDVRHKMSSWQHLRELLTKLEEKLHDSEESVKHSQVQILEVKMQLAKFQRSILAFKCENGKCDKALEFSENSRLLNINAKSNMQMAKQQRHLLRMLEKSLARELDLEKKLAESRQNEDDLKAKLHYTEQIAFRMEEAVEVVWGRFLEAENGAEVLMNISKELVGQLHLVKFNLSGSTQRESETKTKLQGCIEELKEKDVALKKLESSNAEHIAEAFTLREKLNLLEEILKESQIHLNEANACNEANQEQLSEMENAIESLKESIYIAESRADSAEAKATQLTDTNLELTEELNFHKGSASNTDKKVGVLENQSRELEIQLQHARASSEASQEQQNMLYSAIWDMETLIEDLKSKVSKAESKLDTAEEQCVLLSETNSELDNELSFLKARIEFLETSLDQANNEKLESAKEINVRTKFILDMVMQLAIERERIQSQLNTLTKENKILVEKLRNTKIMYNNVDGDSKEFLFSKNDQINAKLDKSIQAVTKANLQPSEFWDVRRNLIEELAGVLELLR
- the LOC133870131 gene encoding WPP domain-interacting tail-anchored protein 2 isoform X4, whose translation is MDDQAVGDMDAGSGTPESDQLYYHEGISSNENGVQELQRSMKTLIKVDLDLAYSSEKLVNLHILLMYLLARENDLQAMALENGDISTDSIEKVLVFDLLSGILDAEVRELCAFMDALQAEIVDVRHKMSSWQHLRELLTKLEEKLHDSEESVKHSQVQILEVKMQLAKFQRSILAFKCENGKCDKALEFSENSRLLNINAKSNMQMAKQQRHLLRMLEKSLARELDLEKKLAESRQNEDDLKAKLHYTEQIAFRMEEAVEVVWGRFLEAENGAEVLMNISKELVGQLHLVKFNLSGSTQRESETKTKLQGCIEELKEKDVALKKLESSNAEHIAEAFTLREKLNLLEEILKESQIHLNEANACNEANQEQLSEMENAIESLKESIYIAESRADSAEAKATQLTDTNLELTEELNFHKGSASNTDKKVGVLENQSRELEIQLQHARASSEASQEQQNMLYSAIWDMETLIEDLKSKVSKAESKLDTAEEQCVLLSETNSELDNELSFLKARIEFLETSLDQANNEKLESAKEINVRTKFILDMVMQLAIERERIQSQLNTLTKENKILVEKLRNTKIMYNNVDGDSKEFLFSKNDQINAKLDKSIQSQKQTFSHRSSGM